A region of the Leptospiraceae bacterium genome:
TGGGCAACACGTATGTGGTTTTCTAAGCGGGTAATGGTAAATACTTTACGAACGCTGTCTACTATATTTGTGACAATAAATTCACCACCACGTTTACGCAACCAACCAACCATTTGGATGAATGCTCCGATTGCAGAAGAGTCGATAAATTTACAATCTGTCAAATCAAAAATGACAAAACGGTAACCGTCTCGCATTTGTGCTTGGACTGTATTTTTAATATCTGGACATTTATAAAGATCAATATCGCCAATGATTTTGTATTCAAAAATACGATCATGCACATCTACACCACCTGTATCGATGATGTCCATACGGCTATAAAGATCAGTTCCTTCAGCCATAAAATGTTTACTTGCTGAAGCGGAATTTTCTCTGAGTTTTACTTCGATATTTTTGAGACGTTGTAAAATAGGACTTAATACATCAGAAGAAAGTTTTACACTATCTTCCACACGTTCAATAGCGGCTTGTAAAAGAGTGCGTGCCATGGTTGAATCATTTTCCTTGATAAGCCTTGCTGCTTTGATTACAGTTTTCGCGGAAGATGTTACCAAACGTTCTACTACTACTTCTTTGTCTGACTCTACTTCTTTATTGCCTTTGACCAAAGGAACCATTTTATTCATTTTATCTAAACGCATTTTTTCGAAAAGATTGTAAAAAGAAACATCAATCTCGACTAAGTCAGATGAATCCATTGGTTTTTCTGCATCAATTTCTAAAGACATAACAATATTACGAGTGTCATCCGCTCTCACGTCACCAGATTGAATGGTAACACTACCATCTTCGTTCACCTGAAAAGGATAATCGTTGTAAATCTCAAGCATCTTAACATTAGGAGCAAATTTTAATTTGAGCTCAACTGCTTGGGCGTATAAGGCTCCAATGTCTCCAAACTCACGAAAGAAAATTTCAGAAGTTTGCTCTGGACTACTTACGTAGTAAAAATTTCCACCACCATTTACGGCAATGTCTCGTAAAGAAGTTTCGTTAAAGTCTTCTCCAAATCCAATTGTAGTTGTGGAAACGCCGCGTGATACGTGATCACTCGCAATTTGCACAAATTGCAATGGATCTTTTATTCCAAGGGTGGCCTGACCATCTGTAAGTAAAATAACACGTTTGTATGCATTAGGAATTCCGGCAGACTCAACTGCACGGAGAGTTTGTAACCAACCGCCACTTAAATTAGTAGACGTTGCTACTTGTATAGAACGAATTTTATCAAGAACTGCTGACTTCTCTTTGAGTTGGATTAGTGGTTGAACAACCTGAACATCAGCTGAATAGGCAATCACAGTCAAATAATCATGTCGAGTGAGCCAATTAACCATGGAACAAGCTGCCTCTATAGTAGCCTCCATCTTTTCCCCTTTCATTGACCAACTTTTGTCAATCGCAAGACCAATTACAAGTGGTTGACGTTGCGGTAAGTGCACCGCGGGAGGGGTTTTCAATTTAATCAACAGATTGTTGATCTGACGGGTTCCATTTACTATGCTAGGTTTTTCTAATTTAGCCTCTATTTCCATTCCACACATACTACGAACTATAAGAACTTATGCAAGTAGAAATAGATTTATGGAAGAAAAAAAACTATCCTACTCCTCCCTTCTTTTTACCATCCGAAAAGTCCAATAGATCATATTCAAAAAAATTCCCATGAAGATGGTTAGTCCCCAAGTTCTGGGATGATCGAATGGGTTTATAAAACGATCCGAAATATCATAGATTAAATTAAATGGCTCGCTAATGATGTCCCAACTATTCCAGCGGAGATAACGCCCAAGATAAATTCCGAAACTTCCAATAAATAAAAGGATAACAGAAATTAGGCTAATCCAGATTTGACTCAAAGATTTACGGAGGATTTTTTCAATATCCCAAAGACTTAAATAACCAAATAAGAGTCCGGTCCAAGCAAACGAAAGAATCAAAATTAAATCAAACCATTTAGGCATAGTAGAATTTAACCTGAGATGGAATAAGTCTGTTAGGATGTAAGGAGCATTCGGAAAGAATAAAAGCCAAATACCTAAGAGGACAAAGATTGTTATCTTGTATTTCTGAATACGGGGATTTAGAATCACAATACTTGTGACTGCCCAAGGAACAAAGGCAAGAAATAAATTCCAATTTAAAAATAAAAACACCTTTGTGTCCGTATAAATAAATCGAAAAATCGAAAATCCAAAGCACATAATAGAAATAATTCCCATAAAGAGAGTTTCATTAAATCGTTTTTTTTCTTTTAATAATTTTATCATAATGTAGATAGTTTAGGAATAAATACGATTAATCCAATTACAAATGCAGTTATTGCCCCAACTAAAACAGCCGCTGCGGATAAGTCTTTGATTTTTTTGATTTGTTCATTTTTCTCGGGTGAGATAAAATCAGCCATATTTTCAATAGCTGAATTTATTATTTCAAGCGCAATTACAAATCCTATTGCAAAAATAATTGCAGTCCATTCTAGACTAGATATTTTAAATACGATTCCTGCAATCACAACGCAAATCGCAGCGAATAAGTGAATTCTCGCGTTATGCTCTTCGAGGATAAGAATTTTTAAACCGTTAAGTGCATATATAAAACTTTTTAGTCTTTTTACAATAGAAAATTTTTCTTTATTCATAGCCAGTTCAATAATTATTTACCGGTCAATTAGCCGGGATATTCCGACTCTCTTTCATCCCAATTAAAGTAATCCCACCATTCATATTTACATTGCATACATATTTTTTTAGTAGAGCGCAAATAATATACAGTCGAGTTAAATCCATCTACCCAATGTTCCAGTCCTGAGACCCTATCTTTGTATTGGATAATATTGATTTTGCGAAACTTACAAATCGGACAAGCATGATTAGAATCAACGTCTTGTATAGTTTCAGTCGGAGGATCTTCCAAAGAATTTACTTTATTGTAAAATACTTTTCGAAGTGCGATATCAATGGTAAGATTTTTGGTAATCGCATTATAATACTCAATCATGAACTGCGAAGACTCTAAGTATTCGAGTCCTAGCCCTTTGAAATAATGAATGCATGGATTCTTTGAATCCTTCTCTAGAAGTTTTTCAATTTCTTTTAAATAAGTATTTAGTTCATGAGTGGCTTTTTCCTTTTCTCCTTGCTTATAATAAATCTTTGTTTTATACAAATAAATCAAAACATTGGGAACAAAGGTGTAACTTTTTTCTAAATAAGAAAAGGCTTTGTTATAATCCTGGAGATTGGAGTAAACTATCGCCATACGAATACAACTTTCTGATTTTAGCAAAATCTCAGAGGCTTCGTTTATTACATATTCGTAATATTGCAACACAAGTGGATACTGATGCATATCCTCTAAAACATTTCCCGCCTGAAAATAGTATTTGGCTAATGCAAAGCGATTGTTTTTATGATAGTCCAAAAGATAACGCAAAATATTGATTAACTCCTTTCTTAAATCTTTAAAGTTAGAAAATATTCTTGTAAAGTGTCCAAAGAACATTCTCTTTTCATACCAGATTTCATTTTGCGAAATAAAAAGAGTATAAAGGACTTCTGTTAACTCTTGGATGGCAACCAAGTAAGTTTTATTTTTTTCGAGTGCTTTTTTTAACTGTTGATAAGAGCTGGGAAGTTCTCCTTTTTTATGAAGAAATTTTCCATATTCGTATCGCATTTCGGCATCAGAAGGTTTTCTCTTAAAAAAATCTTCAAACCCATCTTTAGCCATACTGGGAACATGATCTTTAAAATACAAAGCCCTTCTTCTAAAAAAATCAGACTCAAATCCTTTTGGATAAACGGTTTCTTTCCATTCCTCCCAGGATTCTTCACTCATATTGCAACTTTCGCAAATTCGCTTTGTTTTCTTTTTAACTAAATTATAATTTACAAATTCGTACTTAGCCTCTAGCGGATAACGTACTGCATTGTAGTATTCAATCCGCACTGACCCAACAACCTGACAAAACTTGCAGTCTTCTTTCTTTTTATCTATACCAAACGCCAAAAGAAATTACCCATTCCTTTTTTGAGAGCCTTTTTTTTGGCGTTTGGGAATACCCTAATTTTCTCAAAAAGGGAAATTACTTTTAGTAAAGGGTATATAAACCAAAGTTTATCTTCTGACATGAAAATATTTCAATTAATTTTTAGTAACTGACCTTACGCAAAATAGGAAATTTACGAAAATGAAGTCTAATTTAAGAATATTAGATAAAGCTAATGAATTAATGAATAAGCAGGTTTGGGCGGTAGCCCAAGTCGCCGACAGGCTCTCTACCTCTCACCTCAACGCGCTTGCGCGTAAGGTGAGTTAGTAAAATTGTTTAAAAAAAGGTAAATAAATATTATTCGCTAAAAATGTTTTTTAGTGAAATAAATTTTCCAAATAGGGGAATTTCTTCTTTTGACGAGAATATACGTTTTTGGGAATAAAAATCGTGATCATTCCTTTTTGGCATCTTATCAAAGATTACTCCTTCCAGTAGTTCTGTTTTTTCGTAATGGAGTGGATTTTCTCGACATAATAGAGCGTAATCCTCTTTCGAGATTTTCGTTAGCCTAATATCCGAAATTTCTAATAAAGTGGAACTCATACTTCAAACCTAACTCTATGAATTTAAATTTCAAGCTTTTTTTATTTGTAATACACT
Encoded here:
- a CDS encoding anti-sigma factor antagonist (This anti-anti-sigma factor, or anti-sigma factor antagonist, belongs to a family that includes characterized members SpoIIAA, RsbV, RsfA, and RsfB.); its protein translation is MEIEAKLEKPSIVNGTRQINNLLIKLKTPPAVHLPQRQPLVIGLAIDKSWSMKGEKMEATIEAACSMVNWLTRHDYLTVIAYSADVQVVQPLIQLKEKSAVLDKIRSIQVATSTNLSGGWLQTLRAVESAGIPNAYKRVILLTDGQATLGIKDPLQFVQIASDHVSRGVSTTTIGFGEDFNETSLRDIAVNGGGNFYYVSSPEQTSEIFFREFGDIGALYAQAVELKLKFAPNVKMLEIYNDYPFQVNEDGSVTIQSGDVRADDTRNIVMSLEIDAEKPMDSSDLVEIDVSFYNLFEKMRLDKMNKMVPLVKGNKEVESDKEVVVERLVTSSAKTVIKAARLIKENDSTMARTLLQAAIERVEDSVKLSSDVLSPILQRLKNIEVKLRENSASASKHFMAEGTDLYSRMDIIDTGGVDVHDRIFEYKIIGDIDLYKCPDIKNTVQAQMRDGYRFVIFDLTDCKFIDSSAIGAFIQMVGWLRKRGGEFIVTNIVDSVRKVFTITRLENHIRVAHSMDEARDIVESIISATSR
- a CDS encoding DUF1361 domain-containing protein; the protein is MIKLLKEKKRFNETLFMGIISIMCFGFSIFRFIYTDTKVFLFLNWNLFLAFVPWAVTSIVILNPRIQKYKITIFVLLGIWLLFFPNAPYILTDLFHLRLNSTMPKWFDLILILSFAWTGLLFGYLSLWDIEKILRKSLSQIWISLISVILLFIGSFGIYLGRYLRWNSWDIISEPFNLIYDISDRFINPFDHPRTWGLTIFMGIFLNMIYWTFRMVKRREE
- a CDS encoding diacylglycerol kinase family protein, with the translated sequence MNKEKFSIVKRLKSFIYALNGLKILILEEHNARIHLFAAICVVIAGIVFKISSLEWTAIIFAIGFVIALEIINSAIENMADFISPEKNEQIKKIKDLSAAAVLVGAITAFVIGLIVFIPKLSTL